From Debaryomyces hansenii CBS767 chromosome C complete sequence, a single genomic window includes:
- a CDS encoding DEHA2C12650p (similar to CA5771|IPF1104 Candida albicans), protein MNFNIIIKIICENIQLAPIINMVSYKELFNINDTDLIVPSDTLSEAVYDNSKLDYIFQNVNRRNRDEVEDESINIQTQLPKQQNQQISKDMSEVGSKQVSEIRPDSDSRWKLLRVMAGAHQGWVRSCTVDPVTNKWFVTGSSDSTIKIWDLASSNLKATITGHIMGVRSLAVSSRYPYLFSGSEDKTVKCWDLERTNSSSGCQIRNYHGHVGGIYAMALHPELDLLFTGGRDSVIRVWDLRSRTEIMVLSGHRSDITSIASQIGDPQIITSSMDATIRLWDIRKATTQLALTHHSKSIRSMAMHPQEMTMCSGDTSGNLKEWLLPGGELLNEFGHSGENKIINTLSINPSNNTLFSGYDDGRMEFYDYVSGDLLQSDATTPVTGSTESAIYASTFDMSGLRLITCEGDKSIKIWGEE, encoded by the coding sequence atgaatttcaatatcattatcaaaataatttgtgAAAATATCCAGCTAGCTCCTATAATTAATATGGTTTCATACAAAGAactattcaatattaatgataCGGATCTAATCGTACCGTCTGACACATTAAGTGAAGCTGTATATGATAATTCCAAATTAGAttacatttttcaaaatgttaatagaagaaacagaGATGAGGTTGAAGATGAGAGCATAAATATCCAAACACAATTACCTaaacaacaaaatcaaCAGATTTCGAAAGACATGAGCGAAGTAGGCTCCAAGCAAGTTTCAGAAATTAGACCTGATTCAGATTCACGATGGAAATTATTAAGAGTAATGGCAGGTGCACATCAAGGTTGGGTTCGATCTTGTACTGTTGATCCTGTAACAAACAAATGGTTTGTAACTGGTTCGTCTGACTCtacaataaaaatatggGATTTAGCGAGTCTGAATTTGAAAGCTACGATAACAGGGCATATAATGGGAGTGAGGTCATTGGCGGTTTCTTCTAGATATCCATATCTTTTTTCAGGATCCGAAGATAAAACTGTGAAATGTTGGGACTTGGAGAGAACAAACTCACTGCTGGGATGTCAAATTCGAAATTATCATGGACATGTTGGAGGTATATATGCTATGGCGTTACATCCAGAACTTGACTTGTTATTTACTGGAGGTCGTGACTCAGTTATTCGAGTTTGGGATCTAAGGTCAAGAACTGAAATTATGGTTCTAAGTGGCCATCGAAGCGATATAACATCTATCGCAAGTCAAATCGGTGATCCccaaataataacaagCTCAATGGATGCAACCATTAGATTATGGGATATTCGTAAAGCAACCACACAACTAGCACTAACTCATCATAGCAAAAGTATAAGGCTGATGGCTATGCATCCACAAGAAATGACAATGTGTTCAGGGGATACATCTGGGAACCTAAAGGAATGGTTATTACCAGGCGGTGAATTGTTAAATGAATTTGGGCATAGTGgagaaaataaaataataaacacGTTATCTATTAACCCAAGTAATAATACTCTATTTTCAGGATACGATGATGGAAGAATGGAATTCTATGATTATGTTAGTGGAGATTTACTACAATCAGATGCAACTACCCCAGTTACTGGATCTACTGAGTCTGCCATAT
- a CDS encoding DEHA2C12672p (weakly similar to CA5770|IPF1103 Candida albicans), which translates to MTNDLLLCRQLNDIIIEVPNVTSKIIQLIPATEGASDPFTTFRTDENTLDIGLTKKTYLSIFKEAHIFWHNNLVPYAPNFEEYWHNDREKLINTYYMTLGYLLTTNENHTIIRLHELTFWQIWKTSPDSRQFLLSEFEILTVLISSRLKRINKSSSLWLMVKKISIALIFHEIMNAEVPGTIELYQVLVNRILKSCEIHFANYYASGFLKWCIQFNFILYKNTDSTPIRRSMAEMNATILNSLVSLCHQKLTDVSLWTTLEVYLRESSRKLSSSEHTIDEYNLVIDQLTTLGKADLTKINALSEKVMPEFDVEDFQVQQINWLLKANCSALSPYVALITPLPVLSLETSLQLQTMISFAYKNEKEQLNNFEETVGGNTLYSSKAKFASVLYHLLSKDIV; encoded by the coding sequence ATGACCAATGACTTGCTATTATGTCGGCAATTGAAcgatattattatagaaGTGCCTAATGTTACATCTAAGATCATTCAGCTTATTCCAGCTACAGAGGGTGCTTCAGACCCTTTCACAACATTTCGGACTGATGAAAATACATTGGATATAGGATTAACTAAGAAAACATACTTATCGATATTCAAGGAAGCTCATATCTTTTGGCACAACAATTTGGTTCCATATGCAcctaattttgaagaatactGGCATAACGACagagaaaaattaataaatacgTATTATATGACATTAGGCTATTTATTAACCACAAACGAGAACCATACAATAATCAGATTACATGAGTTGACGTTCTGGCAGATATGGAAAACTTCGCCGGATAGCAGACAATTTTTGTTATCCGAATTCGAAATATTGACAGTACTTATAAGCAGTCGCTTAAAACGAATAAATAAAAGTTCATCATTATGGTTGATGGtcaagaaaatatcaatagcGCTTATTTTCCATGAAATAATGAATGCTGAGGTACCGGGTACTATTGAATTATACCAGGTACTTGTGAACAGGATATTAAAGTCCTGTGAAATACATTTTGCAAATTACTATGCTTCAGGATTTTTGAAATGGTGTATacaatttaatttcatcctATACAAGAATACCGACAGCACTCCAATCAGAAGATCCATGGCGGAAATGAATGCGACGATATTAAACAGCCTAGTGCTGCTCTGCCATCAAAAGTTAACCGACGTTTCCTTATGGACCACCCTTGAAGTCTATCTCAGGGAATCTAGTAGAAAATTAAGCTCTTCAGAACACACAATAGATGAATATAACTTGGTGATCGACCAACTCACAACATTAGGTAAAGCTGACCTCACGAAGATCAATGCGTTGAGTGAAAAGGTGATGCCAGAATTTGATGTGGAGGACTTCCAAGTCCAGCAAATTAATTGGTTACTTAAAGCAAATTGCTCTGCATTATCCCCTTATGTGGCTTTGATCACCCCATTACCTGTTTTGTCTCTAGAAACTAGTTTGCAACTTCAGACTATGATCAGCTTCGCCTACAAGAATGAGAAAGAACagttgaataattttgaagaaacaGTAGGGGGAAATACATTATATAGTTCCAAGGCGAAGTTTGCATCAGTACTATACCACCTACTACTGAAAGACATTGTCTAA
- a CDS encoding DEHA2C12694p (similar to uniprot|P52491 Saccharomyces cerevisiae YLR306W UBC12 Enzyme that mediates the conjugation of Rub1p a ubiquitin-like protein) gives MLKIRQLQKKKQEEAAAAESASNTTSAESANLNTSANLSSSRVSAAQLRLQKDITEIDLPRSIKLTFPDPSDLFNFKLSITPQEGYYKGGTFEFKTEINNNFPIEPPKIKCLNKIYHPNIDLDGNICLNILREDWSPVLNLNSILIGLNFLFLEPNPNDPLNKDAANVLVKNKSVFTSNVKSSMRGGYIDNEHYDRVV, from the exons ATG TTGAAAATCCGTCAACTACAAAAAAAGAAGCAGGAAgaagcagcagcagcagaaTCTGCTTCAAATACCACGCTGGCTGAATCAGCCAATTTGAATACATCGGCGAACCTTTCGTCATCGAGAGTAAGTGCTGCCCAACTAAGACTCCAAAAGGATATAACAGAAATAGACTTGCCTAGAAGTATTAAATTGACATTTCCAGACCCATCAGActtgttcaatttcaaactTTCCATAACTCCTCAAGAAGGCTATTACAAAGGGGGGACTTTTGAGTTTAAGACGGAAATAAACAACAACTTCCCCATAGAACCCCCTAAGATTAAATGCCTAAACAAAATCTATCATCCAAACATAGATTTGGATGGAAATATAtgtttgaatattttgagaGAGGATTGGTCTCCGGTactaaatttgaattcgaTATTGATCGGAttaaattttctatttctaGAACCGAATCCAAATGATCCGTTAAACAAAGACGCAGCCAATGTATTGGTGAAAAATAAGTCGGTTTTTACCTCAAATGTAAAATCGTCAATGAGAGGTGGTTATATCGACAATGAACACTATGATAGAGTTGTATAG